GAGTCGACGTCACCGTCCTCGGGCTGGTAGTAGGCGTGCAGGGAGATGTGGTCGACGAGGTCGTACGTCTCCTCCAGGACCGTCGCCTCCCAGGCGGCGAAGGTCGGCATGGACTGGCTGGAGGAGCCGCAGGCGACGAGTTCGACGCCCTGATCGATCTGGCGCATCGCGCGAGCGGTCTCGGCGGCGGTCCGGCCGTACTCCTGGGCGGTCTTGTGGCCGGTCTGCCAGGGGCCGTCCATCTCGTTGCCCAGGCACCACAGCTTGATGCCGAAGGGGTCCTTGTCGCCGTGCGCGGCACGGAGGTCGGACAGGGCCGTGCCGGCGGGGTGGTTGGCGTACTCCTGGAGTTCGAGGGCCTCGGCGACGCCCCGGGTGCCGAGGTTGAGGGCCATCATGGGCTCGGCCTGGGGGCCGATCTTCTTCAGGAAGGCGATGTACTCGGAGAGGCCGAAGCGGTTGGTCTCGGTGGAGCGCCAGGCGAGATCGAGGCGGCGGGGGCGGTCCTCGGCGGGGCCGACGGAGTCCTCCCACTTGTAGCCCGAGACGAAGTTGCCGCCGGGGTAGCGGATGGCGGTGACGCCGAGCTCCCGGACGAGGTCCAGGACGTCGGTGCGAATGCCGTCCTCGTCGGCGGCGGGGTGGCCGGGCTCGAAGATGCCGGTGTAGACGCAGCGGCCGAGGTGTTCCACGAAGGAGCCGAAGAGGCGGGGGTTGACTTCGCCGATCTTGAAGGCGGGGTCGAGGGTGAAGCGGGCGGTGTGCATGGTCGCCTTTCGAAAGGGGTGGTTCTGTGTCGCGGGCGGCTGAAGGCTTGTGGGGGCTTGTCGCGCACACGCGGCGGAGCCGCATATTGACGCAGCCCCGCGCCCCTAGAAGACCTTGGGCCAGCCGTGCTTTGTCCAGCCGAGCCGGTTGAGGCCCAGCTTCGGGGTGCCGTTGTCCTCTGCGTCGTAGTAGTGGTAGGCCAGCCAGTCCTGGCCCCTTGCCCTGAACACCGACTCGCCTCCCGTGCCGACGTAACGGCCGTGTCCTGCCAGCAGCAGGTCTCCGCCGCCCTCCAGGAGCGGCTTGCCCGTGCTGTCGGTGTACGGACCGGTCACCGACGTCGACCTGCCCACCCTGATCCTGTACGTCGAGTCCGCTCCCGCACAACAGGTGTCGTAGGACGCGAAGAGGTAGTAGTGGCGGCCGTGCTTCACGATGTACGGCCCCTCGACCGCGTACGGCGCGTCCGGGCGGGTGGCCAGGTGGTGGACGGTCGTGTCCGGGCGGGCCGTGCCCGTGAGCGGGTCCAGCTCGACCATACGGATGCCCGTCCAGTACGAGCCGAACGACATCCAGAGCCTGCCGTCCGCCCGGACGAGTGCCGGGTCGATGGCGTTGAAGGAGTCGGTCGTCCCGGACGTGAAGGCCTTCCCCTTGTCGGTCCAGGTACCAGGAAGCCCGCTCGGGGAGGTCGCCACGCCGATCGCGGAGTGGTTGGTGCCCCAGCTCGACACGGCGTAGTACAGCCAGTACCTGCCCGCGCGGTAGGAGATGTCCGGGGCCCAGGGGTCGCCGGTGTTGTTGTACTCGTACCACCAACTCGGTGGCTCGGCGAAGGCGTTGCCCGCGTCGGTCCAGTGCCTGAGGTCCTTGGACAGCCGGGCACCGATCACGCCGCCGGTCGAATAGGCCACGTAGCCGCCGGACTTGAGATGGATGACCGTCGGGTCGTGGATGATCTGCTGACCGGTGAGGGGGAGCGGGTCGGGGTAGGCGACGTTGGCCTGCGCCATCGTGGGCAGCAGGGCGATGAGGGCGGCGGTCAGGAGGGTCGCGAATCTCAGGCGCTTCAACTCGGCTTCCTTTACTGTCCGGCCAGACCCGTGTGGGCCACGCCCGCCACGATCTGACGCTGGAAGAAGACGAACACGATGATCAGCGGGAGGCCCGCCATGAGGCCGCCGGCCATGAGTTGGGCCCACTGGATGCCGTAGGAGTTCATGACGGTCGCGATACCGTTCGGCATGGTCATCAGGTCGGGGTTGTTGGTCACCATGTAGGGCCACAGGAAGTTGTTCCAGGAGGCGATGAAGGTGAAGATGCCGACCGCCGCCAGGGAGGGCCGGGAGAGCGGCAGGACGATGGTGAAGAAGACCCGCCAGCGGCCGGCGCCGTCGATGAAGGCGGCCTCCTCCAGTTCGCGCGGGACGCCCTGGAAGAACTTGTACAGGATGTAGACCATCGCGGCGGGGGCGCACTGGGGAAGGATCATGCCCCAGTAGGTGTCGACCATCCCCATCTGCTGGACCGTGGTGAACAGGGGGACGCCCAGCACGGCCGGGGAGACCATCAGGCCCGACATGACGAGACCCATGAGCGCGTTCTTGCCGCGGAACTCGGTGCGGGCGAAGCCGTATCCGGCGAGGGCGCTGACCGTCAGGACGACGGAAGTGACGCAGACCGACACGACCAGGGAGTTGACGAACCAGTTGCTGACGTTGCCGGTCTCCCACAGTGCCTGCCACGCCTGGACCGTCCAGACCTGAGGCAGCCAGTGCGGCGGGATCTCGGCGGCCTCCGCCTCGGACTTCAGCGAGGTGAACAGGGACGCGGCGATCGGCGCCACGAAGACGGCGGAGACGGCGACGCCGATCAGGGTGAGCACGATCTGGCCGGGGGTCCAGGTACTGCGGGGCTTGAGCCGTATCTCGGTGCCGCTCATCGGGTGCCCTCCTCACGGTTGCGCAGCAGCCACATCCGCGCCAGGGCGACGAATGCGATGATCACGAAGAAGATGATGGACATCGCTGAGGCGTAGCCCACGCGGTAGCTGGTGAAGCCCTGTTCGAGGGTGTACTGGACGAAGGAGCGGGTGCTGAGCTCCGGTCCGGGACTGAAGTCCATCATCACGACGGCCTGGTCGAACAGTTGCAGTGAGGCCAGAATCTGGAGCGCGATCACCAGGCCGGTGATGTTGCGGAGCATCGGCAGCGTGATGTGGACCATGCGGTGCCAGGCGTTGGCGCCGTCCAGCTTCGCGGCCTCGTACAGGTGGCCGGGGATGCCCTGGAGGGCGGCGAGGTACAGCAGGAAGCTGAAGCCGACCGTCCACCACAGGGTCTCGATGACGATGGCGGGCATGGCGTACGACTTGTCGGTCAGCCAGGGCGTGTCGAGTCCGAAGGTCTCGTTGATCAGGCCGATGCCCTGGGTGAACAGCCACTGGAACATGTTGGCGGCGACGGTCGAGGGCAGCAGGAACGGCACGAAGAAGCACAGCCGCCACAGCCACTTGGCGTGCTCGATGTGGTGGGCGAGCATCGCCAGCAGGAAGGCGAGGGCCGTGATGCACGGGACGACCATCAGCGTGAACCAGGCGCTGTGGCCGAGCGCGTCCCACATCGCCTGGTCGTGCAGGGCCTCGCGGTAGTTGTCGAGGCCGACGAAACCCGCGCTGTCGCCGGAGATGTTGGCGTCCGTGAAGCTGAGGTAGACCCCGCGCAGCAGCGGCCAGATCACGAACAGCGCGAAGAGCGCCAGGAAGGGGGCGACGAACCAACCGCCGTGCTGGAAGCCCTGCTTGCGGCGGACGGTCGCCGTGGCGGTCACGGTCCTGGCCCGTGCCGGTGCGGCGACGGCTCCGGTCGTCATGTGAGCGCTGGTCGTCATGCGACCGCACCTCCCTGCGCTGCGGTCCTGCCGTCCATGGGGTTCTTCGAGGCGAGGAGCTTGGTGAGGTGGCTCTTCATCGTCTGTGCGACCTTGTCCGGCTTGGCGGAGCCCATGGTGGAGGAGACGACGACCGGGCCGAGGTCCTGGGCGAGGACGCCTGTGGAGCCCGCGAACCACACCTTCGGCTCGGTGGCCTGGTGGTCCATGGCGCTCGCGTACTCGTTCTGCGGGGTGAGCTTCTTGTACGCGGCGGTGGACAGCGTCGGCGTGTACGCGGGGATGTGGCCGCCGGCCGCCCACTGCAGGGCGTGCGTGACGACGTAGGCGGCGAGTTCGTGGGCGCCCTCGTTGGTGGCGCCGCCGCGGCCCGCCTGGTGGGGCAGGACGAAGGCGTGCGACTCGGCGTGGGTGGCCTGTCTGCCGAAGACGGGTGGCAGCGGGGTCGCGCCGTAGTCCAGCTTCGCCCCGGAGAAGACGGGCACGGACCAGTTGCCCTCCCAGGTGAAGGGGGCGCCGTTGATGAACTGTTCACCGGTGGGGGCGCCGGGGATGACGTATCCGTCGGTGACGTGTTGGCGGAGGAACTCCAGGACCTGGGTGGCCTTGTCGGTGTCGAAGAGGACCTCGGTGTTGCCGTCGTCGAACCACCTGCCGCCGAGCTGGGTGTAGAAGGCGACGAAGAACCACCACTGGAAGTTCTGGTCGTTGGTCCACAGGCCGATCGTCTGGAGCCCCTTCTTCTGGACGGCCCTGGCCTTCTTGAGGACGTCGAACCACTCGTCGGTGGAGGTGACCGGGATCATCCGGCCGTCGTCGCCGAGGAGGTCCGCCTTCTTCAGCACGTCCTTGCGGTAGAAGCAGAGCTGGACGTGGATGTCGAGCGGGAGCGCGTAGAGCTTGCCGTCGATGACGCCGCGCTTCCACAGGGCCGGGTTGTAGTCCTGCTCGCGCACTCCGTACTTGGCGAGCAGGTCGACGTCCCAGGGGTCCAGGAGGCGGCCGGGTGAGAAGCCGGTGACCCGGCCCATGTGCATGACGCCGAGGTCGGGTGCGCGGTTGCCGGCCGCGGCCATGGCGAGCTTGGTGTAGAAGGGGTTGCCCCACTGGAGGGTGGAGTCCTTGACATCGATGTCCGGGTTGGCCTCACGGAAGGCGTCCAGCATCGCGATCATGTTGGAGCCGTCGCCGCCGCTGAAGAGGTTCCAGTAGCGCACTCGGGTGTCCGCGCCGGAGGCGAGCGCGTCGGCGCCGGTACCGAG
This is a stretch of genomic DNA from Streptomyces sp. NBC_00285. It encodes these proteins:
- the arfA gene encoding arabinosylfuranosidase ArfA, with the protein product MHTARFTLDPAFKIGEVNPRLFGSFVEHLGRCVYTGIFEPGHPAADEDGIRTDVLDLVRELGVTAIRYPGGNFVSGYKWEDSVGPAEDRPRRLDLAWRSTETNRFGLSEYIAFLKKIGPQAEPMMALNLGTRGVAEALELQEYANHPAGTALSDLRAAHGDKDPFGIKLWCLGNEMDGPWQTGHKTAQEYGRTAAETARAMRQIDQGVELVACGSSSQSMPTFAAWEATVLEETYDLVDHISLHAYYQPEDGDVDSFLASAVDMESFIENVVATADHIGAKLKSKKKINLSFDEWNVWYTSEWHEIENSGARDWAEAPRLLENNYSVLDAVLFGSLLIALLRHADRVTVACLAQLVNVIAPIMTEPGGPAWRQTTFFPFAQASRYGRGEVLDVRADSPTYETKKYGETDLLHATAVRAEDGSVTVFAVNRSRSEALPLEVALSGLGLTSVVEHSVLADADPDARNTLDAPERVAPHPAEGTALQDGTLTAVLEPLSWNVIRLA
- a CDS encoding carbohydrate ABC transporter permease, with amino-acid sequence MSGTEIRLKPRSTWTPGQIVLTLIGVAVSAVFVAPIAASLFTSLKSEAEAAEIPPHWLPQVWTVQAWQALWETGNVSNWFVNSLVVSVCVTSVVLTVSALAGYGFARTEFRGKNALMGLVMSGLMVSPAVLGVPLFTTVQQMGMVDTYWGMILPQCAPAAMVYILYKFFQGVPRELEEAAFIDGAGRWRVFFTIVLPLSRPSLAAVGIFTFIASWNNFLWPYMVTNNPDLMTMPNGIATVMNSYGIQWAQLMAGGLMAGLPLIIVFVFFQRQIVAGVAHTGLAGQ
- a CDS encoding extracellular solute-binding protein, producing MGRPDLNRRHLLAAAGGLTVAASFGFAALGTGADALASGADTRVRYWNLFSGGDGSNMIAMLDAFREANPDIDVKDSTLQWGNPFYTKLAMAAAGNRAPDLGVMHMGRVTGFSPGRLLDPWDVDLLAKYGVREQDYNPALWKRGVIDGKLYALPLDIHVQLCFYRKDVLKKADLLGDDGRMIPVTSTDEWFDVLKKARAVQKKGLQTIGLWTNDQNFQWWFFVAFYTQLGGRWFDDGNTEVLFDTDKATQVLEFLRQHVTDGYVIPGAPTGEQFINGAPFTWEGNWSVPVFSGAKLDYGATPLPPVFGRQATHAESHAFVLPHQAGRGGATNEGAHELAAYVVTHALQWAAGGHIPAYTPTLSTAAYKKLTPQNEYASAMDHQATEPKVWFAGSTGVLAQDLGPVVVSSTMGSAKPDKVAQTMKSHLTKLLASKNPMDGRTAAQGGAVA
- a CDS encoding arabinan endo-1,5-alpha-L-arabinosidase → MKRLRFATLLTAALIALLPTMAQANVAYPDPLPLTGQQIIHDPTVIHLKSGGYVAYSTGGVIGARLSKDLRHWTDAGNAFAEPPSWWYEYNNTGDPWAPDISYRAGRYWLYYAVSSWGTNHSAIGVATSPSGLPGTWTDKGKAFTSGTTDSFNAIDPALVRADGRLWMSFGSYWTGIRMVELDPLTGTARPDTTVHHLATRPDAPYAVEGPYIVKHGRHYYLFASYDTCCAGADSTYRIRVGRSTSVTGPYTDSTGKPLLEGGGDLLLAGHGRYVGTGGESVFRARGQDWLAYHYYDAEDNGTPKLGLNRLGWTKHGWPKVF
- a CDS encoding carbohydrate ABC transporter permease, with amino-acid sequence MTTSAHMTTGAVAAPARARTVTATATVRRKQGFQHGGWFVAPFLALFALFVIWPLLRGVYLSFTDANISGDSAGFVGLDNYREALHDQAMWDALGHSAWFTLMVVPCITALAFLLAMLAHHIEHAKWLWRLCFFVPFLLPSTVAANMFQWLFTQGIGLINETFGLDTPWLTDKSYAMPAIVIETLWWTVGFSFLLYLAALQGIPGHLYEAAKLDGANAWHRMVHITLPMLRNITGLVIALQILASLQLFDQAVVMMDFSPGPELSTRSFVQYTLEQGFTSYRVGYASAMSIIFFVIIAFVALARMWLLRNREEGTR